One genomic region from Leptospira montravelensis encodes:
- a CDS encoding MarR family winged helix-turn-helix transcriptional regulator, protein MSRELPKRFRSVRYFDRISSEIAEIVRFEMEKLGYPGLTTSHFEILTFLLRSTVPINMTQIAKTIEKTKPTCTVLVNRLVKEGLVERNPSPSDGREWALLLSKDGKKIRKKIVTISAKLLSLQTWGITKENEDILYPILEVIYKHIRNKKEY, encoded by the coding sequence ATGAGTCGAGAACTTCCCAAACGATTTCGTTCGGTTAGGTATTTTGATCGAATTAGTTCGGAAATTGCAGAGATTGTACGTTTTGAAATGGAAAAATTGGGTTATCCCGGACTCACTACTTCTCATTTTGAAATACTAACTTTTCTTTTGCGAAGTACAGTTCCTATCAATATGACTCAAATTGCAAAAACCATAGAAAAAACAAAACCTACTTGTACGGTTCTCGTAAACAGATTGGTGAAAGAAGGCCTTGTAGAAAGAAATCCCTCTCCAAGTGATGGAAGGGAGTGGGCTCTCCTCTTGTCAAAGGATGGGAAAAAAATACGAAAGAAAATTGTGACCATTTCTGCCAAACTTCTTTCGTTACAAACTTGGGGAATCACAAAAGAAAACGAGGATATTCTGTATCCTATCCTCGAAGTCATTTATAAACACATTAGAAATAAAAAGGAATATTAA